The Bos javanicus breed banteng chromosome 11, ARS-OSU_banteng_1.0, whole genome shotgun sequence genome includes a window with the following:
- the CAPG gene encoding macrophage-capping protein translates to MYSPIPQSGSPFPPTVKLPGLHIWRVEKLKPVPVAPENYGIFFSGDSYLVLHNGPEELSHLHLWIGQQSSRDEQGGCAILAVHLNTLLGERPVQHRESQGNESDLFMSYFPHGLKYQEGGVESAFHKTSPGTAPAAIKKLYQVKGKKNIRATERVLSWDSFNTGDCFILDLGQNIFAWCGAKSNILERNKARDLALAIRDSERQGKAHVEIVTDGEEPADMIQVLGPKPSLKEGNPEEDLTADRTNAQAAALYKVSDATGQMNLTKLADSSPFALELLIPDDCFVLDNGLCGKIYIWKGRKANEKERQAALQVAEDFITRMRYAPNTQVEILPQGRESAIFKQFFKDWK, encoded by the exons ATGTACTCACCCATCCCCCAGAG CGGCTCTCCGTTCCCACCGACCGTGAAGCTCCCTGGCCTGCACATATGGAGGGTGGAGAAGCTGAAGCCAGTGCCTGTGGCCCCTGAGAACTACGGCATTTTCTTCTCGGGAGACTCCTACCTGGTGCTGCACAATGGGCCGGAAGAGCTCTCCCACCTGCACCTGTGGATCG GCCAGCAGTCATCCCGGGACGAGCAGGGGGGCTGCGCCATATTGGCCGTGCACCTCAACACCCTGCTCGGAGAGCGGCCTGTGCAGCACCGAGAGTCACAGGGCAATGAGTCCGACCTCTTCATGAGCTACTTCCCCCACGGCCTCAAGTACCAG GAAGGCGGCGTGGAGTCGGCGTTTCACAAGACCTCCCCAGGAACCGCCCCAGCTGCCATCAAGAAACTCTACCAGGTGAAGGGCAAGAAGAACATTCGTGCCACTGAGCGGGTGCTGAGCTGGGACAGTTTCAACACAGGGGACTGCTTCATCCTGGACCTGGGCCAG AACATCTTTGCCTGGTGTGGTGCGAAGTCCAACATATTGGAGCGGAACAAGGCACGGGACCTGGCACTGGCCATCCGGGACAGCGAGCGGCAGGGCAAGGCCCACGTGGAGATTGTCACCGATGGGGAGGAGCCTGCCGACATGATCCAG GTCTTGGGTCCCAAGCCCTCTCTGAAGGAGGGTAACCCTGAGGAAGACCTCACAGCTGACCGGACAAACGCACAGGCCGCGGCTCTGTATAAG GTCTCTGACGCCACTGGACAGATGAACCTGACCAAGCTGGCTGATTCCAGCCCCTTCGCCCTCGAGCTGCTGATACCCGATGACTGCTTTGTGTTGGACAACGGACTCTGCGGCAAGATCTACATCTGGAAGG GGCGCAAAGCTAATGAGAAGGAGCGGCAGGCGGCCCTCCAAGTGGCGGAGGACTTTATCACCCGAATGCGGTATGCCCCAAACACTCAG GTGGAGATTCTGCCCCAGGGCCGCGAGAGTGCCATCTTCAAGCAATTCTTCAAGGACTGGAAGTGA